The following are encoded together in the Cucurbita pepo subsp. pepo cultivar mu-cu-16 unplaced genomic scaffold, ASM280686v2 Cp4.1_scaffold000183, whole genome shotgun sequence genome:
- the LOC111784308 gene encoding cysteine proteinase inhibitor 1-like, translating to MAKTLFLAASLLLYVLSLSSLAAATNRLDLVGSYKPIENIDDPKIQSLGEFTVNEHNKQAKTQLQFQKVISGEMQIVAGTNYNLRLTALEGTSSGTYGTLVFTDLNNKNNLINFYDVPK from the coding sequence ATGGCTAAGACTCTTTTCCTCGCGGCTTCTCTTCTCCTCTACGTCCTATCGCTATCGTCCCTCGCAGCAGCAACTAACCGTTTAGATTTGGTTGGCAGCTACAAACCAATAGAAAACATAGATGACCCAAAGATTCAGAGCTTAGGTGAGTTCACAGTCAATGAACACAATAAACAGGCAAAAACTCAACTCCAATTTCAAAAAGTGATTAGTGGAGAAATGCAAATTGTGGCCGGGACCAACTATAACCTTCGATTGACAGCTCTTGAGGGGACTAGTAGTGGAACCTATGGCACCCTTGTGTTCACTGACctcaacaacaagaacaacctTATCAACTTCTATGACGTCCCCAAATAG